Proteins found in one Anabas testudineus chromosome 1, fAnaTes1.2, whole genome shotgun sequence genomic segment:
- the taf5l gene encoding TAF5-like RNA polymerase II p300/CBP-associated factor-associated factor 65 kDa subunit 5L, whose product MKRVRTEQIQYAVAQYLKRRQYVDTDGSLKGAKLFQSAEEMAASLTVQTESGCANIVSAAPCQSEPQQYETQYSRLRSFLSETEISWAKEVSSILYPLFVYLYLDMVRCGLKGAVDGFYSRFHGAFLQDSEQRAIVEQLRHVLTAQDVAANTKLSAFLQHKYVIHLTEPAYSYLLRYLQSEDNSALCRALSTHLQLEVTASRRTDYQLYGAAAGATTGPNSTSSWAGGDVVESGEMVEVPAGIPQNEAALEALQDCIKKVREGPPSLTTVCFYAFHHTEQMLNTAEVSADSRLLAAGFDSSTVKLWSLRARKLKARPHQADVSHIHLACDVLEDHEDEEDGSGSEIKTLRGHSGPVFRTSFLTDSSGLLSCSEDTTIRYWDLGSFTNTALYQGHAYPVWDVDVSPCSLYFASGSHDRTARLWTFSRTYPLRLYAGHLADVDCVKFHPNSNYLATGSTDKTVRLWGTQQGASVRLFTGHRGPVLSLAFSPNGKYLASAGEDQRVKLWDLASGTLFKDLRGHTDSITSLSFSLDSSLVASSSMDNSVRVWDIRNSHSGTPADGSSSELVGLYTGNTSNVLNVQFMACNLLLVTGTAQEKTEQ is encoded by the exons ATGAAGCGGGTCCGAACTGAGCAGATCCAGTATGCCGTGGCTCAGTACCTTAAGAGGAGGCAGTATGTGGACACTGACGGCTCCCTGAAAGGAGCCAAACTCTTCCAGTCAGCTGAGGAGATGGCTGCCAGCCTCACAG TGCAGACAGAGTCAGGGTGTGCTAACATCGTCTCTGCTGCCCCGTGTCAGTCTGAGCCACAGCAGTATGAGACGCAGTACTCCAGGCTTCGCTCCTTTCTGTCAG AAACAGAAATCTCCTGGGCGAAGGAGGTGAGCAGCATCCTGTATCCACTCTTCGTCTACCTCTACCTGGACATGGTGCGGTGCGGTCTGAAGGGGGCGGTAGATGGTTTTTACAGTCGTTTTCATGGAGCCTTTCTTCAGGACAGCGAGCAGCGGGCCATCGTAGAGCAGCTCCGTCATGTTCTTACTGCTCAGGATGTTGCAGCTAACACCAAGCTAAGTGCTTTCCTGCAGCACAAATATGTGATTCATCTGACAGAGCCGGCCTACAGCTACTTGCTGCGGTACCTGCAGAGCGAGGACAACAGCGCCCTCTGCAGGGCCCTCAGCACACACCTGCAGTTGGAGGTGACTGCCTCCAGGCGTACAGACTACCAGCTGtatggagctgctgctgggGCGACCACTGGCCCaaactccacctcctcctggGCTGGAGGGGATGTAGTGGAGAGTGGGGAGATGGTGGAGGTCCCGGCAGGGATCCCGCAGAACGAGGCAGCTCTGGAGGCTCTGCAGGATTGCATCAAGAAGGTCCGTGAGGGCCCCCCCTCTCTCACTACCGTGTGTTTTTATGCCTTCCACCACACGGAGCAGATGCTGAACACCGCTGAGGTGTCGGCTGACAGCCGGCTGCTGGCCGCCGGCTTCGACAGCTCCACAGTGAAGCTGTGGAGCCTCCGAGCCAGAAAACTGAAGGCCAGACCACATCAGGCTGACGTGTCGCACATCCACCTGGCATGTGACGTTCTGGAGGACCAT gAGGACGAGGAAGACGGTTCTGGCAGTGAGATAAAGACACTGCGAGGTCACAGTGGTCCCGTGTTTCGTACCTCCTTCCTGACGGACAGCTCTGGACTGCTCTCCTGCTCTGAGGACACGACCATCCGCTACTGGGACTTGGGCAGCTTCACCAACACGGCACTGTATCAGGGACACGCCTACCCGGTGTGGGACGTGGACGTCAGCCCCTGCAGCTTGTACTTCGCCAGCGGCTCCCACGACCGCACAGCCCGTCTCTGGACATTCTCCCGAACGTACCCGCTGCGTCTCTACGCCGGGCATCTCGCTGATGTCGACTGTGTCAAATTTCACCCCAACTCTAACTACCTGGCCACTGGCTCCACAGACAAGACAGTGCGGCTGTGGGGCACCCAGCAGGGGGCGTCTGTTCGCCTCTTCACAGGCCACCGCGGCCCGGTGCTGTCGCTCGCTTTCTCACCCAATGGGAAGTACTTGGCGTCAGCAGGTGAGGACCAGAGGGTGAAACTGTGGGATTTAGCATCAGGGACGCTGTTCAAAGACCTCCGgggacacacagacagcatCACCAGTCTGTCTTTCAGCCTGGACAGCAGCCTGGTGGCGTCGTCTTCTATGGACAACTCGGTCCGGGTGTGGGACATCCGCAACTCGCACAGCGGGACGCCAGCTGACGGCTCGTCCAGCGAGCTGGTGGGACTGTACACTGGAAACACCAGCAACGTGCTGAACGTCCAGTTCATGGCCTGCAACCTGCTGCTGGTCACGGGAACAGCTCAGGAGAAAACGGAACAGTAG